A genomic window from Thunnus thynnus chromosome 12, fThuThy2.1, whole genome shotgun sequence includes:
- the LOC137193881 gene encoding protein crumbs homolog 1-like yields MGFKSECSLIFHCFKSCTVIVSPGTFSDEDINGCEQQPCQNGGVCESHNGGFRCLCSQQSQSGRLYGGETCTIALSGCDDNQCENGGICSPLFVNDEHTYTCICLAGFTGPKCETTTVFSFESRGYMYIETQLLDPEAPLNVTFSFRTERPVGTLLQRRVDDLLLSIELMDGKLCLRSLRGQGSSTLVQELPEYMSNNKWHTVEASLGGVVSLIRLLCTEGSCTMDTSAEVQLFEQTSAALPQPGTVHQSLFIGAVGVNWGLGRAVDEADYLPAFVGCFRDVFVDSRLVVPVIEAEDSDVQANITVGCSDKDKCDDSPCQNRGRCVSQGWRSYMCECLRPYEGTNCAEEYITARFGSKDLESYAVFSLDDDPDDTVTISMFIRTRQSSSLLLILANSTSQYLRLWLEKGRVKVQVNNFETLVGHGVVTDGHFHLVTVKLEGMAAILLQSAQSQGSMPIRQVQAHSGDLVFVGGLPDPRASASFGGYFKGCIQDLRINSKRLQFYPMKTSVESYNLEKLINIEQGCSSDNACAVNPCLNAGVCYSMWDDFICNCPPNTAGQRCEEVKWCELSPCPATAVCQPRPQGFECLSNVTFRAESEVLLYRSNGKIKRSLTSVSLSFRTRQFAATILHAQKGSAYLTISLQDSHVVMEHQASVDKDSLKMTVQSQGSVSDGEWHIVELSMDNQTSRWIMAVDRGKEEVSKITAGNLDFLRDGVDIFLGGLDATVSLSGCLGPVEVGGLLLPFHLDTELNLPRPQEEQFARININAAPRYGCWGANVCAANPCQNEGACEDLFDLPHCMCPSEWTGPLCQDPTDKCASSPCIYGDCTNLSDGYKCVCEQGYTGEQCETEVDLCENSNCSSGATCLKGFQSYTCLCPQNLTGQYCDEKIPEIPWYIETNPLPRLPVSTCMGTRWNYSCFNGGNCSEADACYCLPGFTGQWCEKDVDECASEPCLNGGFCINYVNSFECVCDMNYSGIHCQMDVSDFYLYIFLGLWQNLFQLMSYLIIRLDDEPEIEWGFHVND; encoded by the exons ATGGGTTTCAAATCTGAATGCAGtttaatttttcattgttttaaatcATGTACTGTAATTGTCTCTCCAGGCACTTTCTCTGATGAGGACATCAATGGATGTGAACAGCAGCCATGCCAAAATGGTGGCGTATGTGAGAGTCACAATGGAGGTTTCAGATGCCTTTGCTCCCAGCAGAGCCAAAGTGGGCGCCTATATGGGGGGGAGACCTGCACAATTGCACTTTCAGGCTGTGATGACAACCAATGCGAGAATGGAGGAATATGCTCCCCCTTATTTGTAAATGATGAGCACACTTATACATGCATCTGCCTTGCTGGCTTTACAGGCCCTAAATGCGAGACCACCACCGTCTTTTCATTTGAGTCTAGAGGCTACATGTACATAGAGACTCAGCTCTTAGACCCAGAGGCCCCTCTTAATGTGACATTCAGCTTCAGGACAGAAAGACCTGTCGGCACCCTCCTGCAGCGTAGAGTGGATGACCTGCTTCTCAGCATTGAGCTGATGGATGGAAAACTTTGCCTCCGCAGTCTGAGAGGCCAAGGGTCCAGCACACTGGTTCAGGAGCTCCCAGAGTACATGTCCAACAACAAGTGGCACACGGTGGAGGCATCACTGGGCGGCGTGGTCAGCCTCATCAGGCTGCTCTGTACTGAAGGAAGCTGCACCATGGACACCAGCGCTGAAGTCCAGCTGTTTGAGCAAacctctgctgctctccccCAGCCAGGAACAGTTCATCAAAGTCTCTTCATAGGAGCAGTTGGGGTTAACTGGGGCCTTGGCAGAGCAGTGGATGAAGCAGACTACCTGCCTGCTTTTGTGGGCTGCTTCAGAGATGTGTTTGTGGACTCACGTCTGGTGGTGCCTGTTATAGAGGCGGAAGATTCAGATGTCCAGGCAAACATCACTGTGGGATGCAGCGACAAAGACAAGTGCGATGACAGCCCATGTCAGAACCGAGGGCGCTGTGTGAGCCAGGGCTGGAGGAGCTACATGTGTGAGTGTCTCAGACCGTATGAGGGCACCAACTGTGCAGAGG AGTATATCACTGCAAGGTTTGGAAGCAAAGACTTGGAGAGTTATGCTGTCTTCTCATTAGACGATGACCCGGATGATACTGTGACCATATCCATGTTCATTCGCACCAGACAGTCCAGCagcctcctcctcatcctggCCAACAGCACCAGCCAGTACCTCCGCCTCTGGCTTGAGAAGGGCAGGGTCAAAGTTCAGGTGAACAACTTTGAGACCCTGGTTGGCCATGGTGTGGTCACTGACGGCCATTTCCACCTGGTGACTGTGAAGCTGGAGGGAATGGCAGCTATTTTGCTCCAGTCAGCCCAGAGCCAGGGCTCTATGCCCATTAGGCAGGTCCAAGCCCATTCTGGTGATCTGGTCTTTGTTGGGGGGCTACCAGACCCAAGGGCCTCTGCTTCATTTGGTGGCTACTTTAAGGGATGCATCCAGGATCTGAGGATTAACAGCAAACGACTGCAGTTTTATCCCATGAAAACTTCAGTGGAATCTTACAACCTGGAGAAACTCATCAACATCGAACAAGGATGCAGCAGTGACAATGCCTGTGCT GTTAACCCCTGTCTCAATGCTGGAGTGTGTTACTCCATGTGGGACGACTTCATCTGTAACTGCCCCCCCAACACTGCAGGCCAGCGCTGTGAGGAGGTGAAATGGTGTGAGCTGTCTCCCTGCCCTGCCACTGCTGTGTGCCAGCCCCGCCCACAGGGCTTTGAAT GTTTATCTAATGTGACATTTCGGGCTGAGAGTGAAGTTTTGCTCTATCGGAGCAATGGGAAGATTAAGCGCAGCCTCACCAGTGTCTCCCTCAGCTTCCGCACAAGACAGTTTGCTGCCACCATACTGCATGCACAAAAGGGCTCAGCCTACCTCACCATCTCCCTCCAGGACTCTCATGTGGTCATGGAGCACCAGGCTAGTGTTGACAAGGATTCCCTCAAGATGACTGTACAGAGCCAGGGTTCAGTCAGTGATGGAGAGTGGCACATTGTGGAGCTCAGTATGGACAACCAGACCTCCCGGTGGATCATGGCTGTGGATAGAGGTAAAGAGGAGGTGTCCAAGATAACTGCTGGGAACCTGGATTTTCTTAGGGATGGAGTAGACATCTTCCTCGGGGGCCTGGATGCTACAGTGAGCTTGTCTGGGTGTCTGGGCCCTGTGGAGGTTGGAGGCCTTCTTCTTCCTTTCCACTTGGACACAGAGCTGAACCTCCCCAGACCTCAGGAGGAGCAGTTTGCGAGGATAAACATCAACGCTGCCCCGCGATACGGCTGCTGGGGAGCCAATGTGTGTGCGGCCAACCCCTGTCAGAACGAGGGTGCATGTGAGGACCTGTTCGACCTGCCTCACTGCATGTGTCCCTCCGAGTGGACAGGGCCGCTATGCCAAGACCCGACAGACAAGTGCGCCTCCAGCCCCTGCATCTACGGTGACTGCACCAACCTATCTGACGgatacaaatgtgtgtgtgagcaggggTACACTGGTGAACAGTGTGAGACAGAAGTTGATTTGTGTGAAAATAGCAATTGCAGCAGTGGTGCCACGTGCCTCAAAGGTTTCCAAAGCTACACATGCCTCTGCCCCCAGAATCTGACAGGCCAATACTGCGA TGAGAAGATTCCTGAGATCCCATGGTACATTGAGACAAACCC ACTTCCTCGGTTGCCTGTATCTACGTGCATGGGAACAAGATGGAACTACAGCTGCTTTAATGGAGGGAACTGTTCTGAAGCAGACGCCTGCTACTGCCTGCCTGGTTTCACAGGACAGTG GTGTGAGAAGGATGTGGATGAATGTGCCTCGGAGCCGTGTCTGAACGGAGGCTTCTGTATCAATTACGTGAAcagttttgagtgtgtgtgtgatatgaatTACTCAGGGATACACTGCCAAATGGATGTCAGTGACTTCTACTTGTACATCTTCTTGGGCCTGTGGCAGAACCTGTTCCAGCTGATGTCCTACCTTATCATACGCCTCGATGATGAGCCAGAAATTGAGTGGGGATTCCACGTCAATGATTAG
- the LOC137193882 gene encoding sentrin-specific protease 5-like, with amino-acid sequence MVNFSQMHRTQSYRSKAKYLKRRKAFMSSVKGVSHLSRRAKRRLYCKLQLWMWRKWREKCRFGIVRGKKLASGISSRSCLNLKTESRKNKRKLPTYGTPNLEHSQVRTSVLVSPLGCDTEDSVLRRQNCLVKPCESVSLSETCIASNLLPNPVTDTDVAADAISQTTPTAMVLSQRTEICVQFGKIGDLSELSYTVKPLRSTDSDACGVITHFKKPRTVIPAEMLEINGPAGQHTTISQDQATNRDPDKKITSKKTVSPQTDAGLKALTKDIHEFLDDFYRIYGSFIPLQKSDVFRHLKRKFNTDFNDRKNLALSEVNKYRTAMVQKPIPSFQVVYKKHTLTLDDLLTLADQNWLNDQVMNMYGELIMESAHHKVHFLNSFFHRQLMTKGYDGVKRWTKQVDLFSKSLLLVPIHLEVHWCLVTADIVKKKICLYDSQGNALQKVARNILKYLMTEAKEKQQTAFENGWTVSFDEKIPQQTNENDCGVFVLEYSRCLALAQPLQFSQKDIPKIRKRIYKELCDCKLHEQG; translated from the exons ATGGTCAATTTCTCCCAAATGCACCGAACACAGAGCTACCGGAGTAAAGCAAAATACCTAAAGAGAAGGAAGGCATTCATGTCTTCAGTCAAGGGAGTTTCTCATCTCTCTAGGCGAGCCAAGAGACGCTTGTATTGTAAATTGCAGCTTTGGATGTGGAGGAAGTGGAGAGAGAAATGCCGTTTTGGGATAGTAAGAGGCAAGAAACTAGCAAGTGGCATCAGCTCCAGGTCCTGCCTCAATTTAAAGACAGAATCGCggaaaaataaaaggaaacttCCAACCTACGGTACACCAAACCTAGAACATTCACAAGTCAGAACATCTGTTCTTGTATCACCTCTGGGATGTGATACTGAAGATTCAGTACTTAGAAGACAGAATTGCCTTGTGAAACCATGTGaatctgtcagtctgtcagaaACATGCATCGCCTCAAACCTGCTGCCGAACCCGGTTACGGACACAGATGTTGCTGCAGATGCCATCAGTCAAACCACGCCAACAGCAATGGTGCTGTCTCAAAGAACAGAAATCTGTGTACAGTTTGGTAAAATAGGCGACCTGTCAGAACTTTCTTACACTGTCAAACCCCTGCGGAGCACAGACAGTGATGCATGTGGGGTAATTACTCATTTTAAGAAACCAAGGACAGTGATACCAGCTGAAATGCTTGAGATTAATGGCCCAGCAGGACAACACACTACCATCTCTCAGGACCAGGCTACAAACAGGGATCCTGATAAGAAAATCACCAGCAAAAAGACAGTGTCCCCTCAGACTGATGCTGGCCTTAAAGCACTGACAAAAGACATCCATg AATTTCTCGATGACTTCTACAGAATATACGGAAGTTTCATCCCTCTACAGAAGAGTGACGTGTTCAGACACCTGAAGAGGAAGTTTAACACTGATTTCAATGACAG GAAAAATCTCGCCCTATCAGAGGTTAACAAATACCGAACTGCCATGGTTCAGAAACCTATTCCCTCCTTCCAAGTGGTCTACAAGAAACACACTCTGACACTGGATGATTTGTTGACACTGGCGGATCAGAACTGGCTCAACGACCAG gTCATGAACATGTATGGCGAATTGATTATGGAATCTGCCCATCATAAG GTCCATTTTCTCAACAGCTTCTTCCACCGGCAGCTCATGACCAAAGGATATGATGGCGTTAAGAGATGGACAAAGCAG GttgatttgttttcaaagaGCCTGCTTTTGGTGCCCATCCACCTGGAGGTTCACTGGTGTCTGGTGACTGCTGACATTGTCAAAAAGAAGATCTGCCTTTACGACTCTCAAGGGAATGCGCTCCAGAAGGTTGCAAGG AACATCTTGAAATACTTGATGACAGAAGCAAAAGAGAAGCAGCAAACAGCATTTGAAAATGGTTGGACAGTGTCGTTCGATGAG AAAATCCCACAACAGACCAATGAAAATGACTGTGGAGTTTTTGTCTTGGAG TATTCCAGATGCCTTGCCCTGGCACAACCACTCCAGTTTTCACAGAAAGACATACCAAAGATACGTAAGAGGATCTACAAGGAGCTCTGTGATTGTAAACTCCATGAACAGGGCTGA
- the ahsg2 gene encoding alpha-2-HS-glycoprotein 2 produces the protein MNPLGITVVLGLLVGAWAQVVTLRPQCDSLEAEEAALVAQDYLNAQHTHGYKYALNRIEDIKIHPGPVGDDIYVMEINLLETDCHVLDPTPVANCTVRSKFLTAVEGDCDVVLKRVGGALTVTAFKCKTEESTEDICPGCSFLLPLNDTLALDFVHVSLATFNNITDNVTYTVLEVGRMSSRFAVGGPVYSVEYVVVEANCTNDACVPLNDTMAEHGICTATGQSTAPQVDCKMFPTLIPVVDANSTAAPALPPTVHIHAGSLSRKHGLRHHQLTTLHDPLLSGFLSAESAESAEVVPVVPAVVDAAAAAPPAADPAAPAADPAPAADPAPGADSGSKSENSKEFPWHFNLKKRDVPASPASVIFGAPVVQTDPIVLVPTCPGRIRFF, from the exons ATGAATCCCCTGGGCATCACTGTGGTTCTGGGACTACTGGTGGGGGCATGGGCTCAGGTTGTTACGCTACGGCCTCAGTGCGACTCCCTTGAGGCAGAGGAGGCTGCTCTGGTGGCTCAGGATTACCTCAATGCCCAGCACACTCATGGCTACAAGTATGCACTGAACAGGATCGAGGACATCAAGATCCACCCTGGG CCTGTTGGAGATGACATATATGTCATGGAAATCAACCTGCTGGAGACAGACTGTCACGTGTTGGACCCTACACCTGTTGCCAACTGCACAGTCAGGTCCAAATTTTTGACG GCTGTAGAAGGAGACTGTGATGTGGTGCTGAAGAGGGTTGGAGGAGCTCTGACTGTCACAGCATTCAAGTGCAAAACAGAGG AATCAACAGAGGACATTTGTCCAGGCTGTTCATTCCTCCTTCCCCTGAATGACACCCTTGCGCTGGACTTTGTCCATGTTTCTCTGGCAACCTTCAACAACATTACAGACAATGTAACATACACTGTTCTTGAGGTTGGAAGGATGTCATCACGG TTTGCGGTTGGTGGACCAGTCTATTCAGTAGAATATGTTGTCGTTGAGGCTAATTGCACCAATGATGCCTGTGTGCCCCTGAATGATACCATGGCT GAACATGGTATTTGTACTGCTACAGGCCAGAGCACTGCTCCTCAAGTCGACTGCAAGATGTTTCCCACTCTG ATACCTGTTGTAGATGCCAACAGTACTGCAGCTCCTGCCTTGCCACCAACAGTCCACATACATGCTGGCAGCCTGTCACGCAAGCACGGTCTGAGACACCACCAACTCACTACTCTCCATGACCCTCTGCTAAGCGGATTTTTGTCTGCGGAGTCAGCAGAGTCAGCTGAAGTGGTTCCTGTGGTCCCTGCAGTTGTTGATGCCGCTGCAGCTGCTCCACCAGCTGCTGATCCAGCTGCACCTGCTGCTGATCCTGCACCAGCTGCAGACCCTGCTCCAGGTGCTGACAGTGGATCTAAGTCTGAGAATAGTAAAGAGTTCCCTTGGCATTTTAATCTTAAGAAGAGAGATGTACCTGCCTCACCCGCCTCTGTGATTTTTGGTGCCCCTGTGGTTCAAACAGACCCCATTGTTCTTGTGCCAACTTGCCCAGGAAGGATCAGATTCTTCTAA